Proteins from a genomic interval of Chroococcidiopsis thermalis PCC 7203:
- a CDS encoding sulfate ABC transporter substrate-binding protein, translating into MRWWQQTWKQWQRAVEQLGRLRWNSVKSLASLFLVGVSLSVAIAACSGNGSNSAQNPAASPVAANKQDVELTLVSFAVTKAAHDAIVPKFVEQWKQEHNQNVTFKTSYGGSGSQTRAVIDGLEADIVHLALALDTSRIEKAGLIEPGWEKEVPDNGIVSKSVAALVTRPDNPKGIKTWADLAKDGVSLITADPKTSGIARWNFLTLWNSAIKTGASEEQALDFVSKVYGNVPILTKDAREATDVFFKQGQGDALINYENEILLAQQRGGENVAYIIPDVNISIDNPIAVVDKNVDKHGSREVAEAFVKYLFTPEAQQEFAKVGFRPVDETVAQTKENTDKYPKVQNLGSVKDFGGWNAVQAKFFEDGAVFDQIQAKINR; encoded by the coding sequence ATGAGGTGGTGGCAGCAGACCTGGAAGCAATGGCAGCGGGCGGTTGAGCAGCTTGGTAGACTCAGGTGGAATTCGGTCAAAAGCTTGGCATCGCTATTTTTAGTTGGGGTGAGTTTGAGCGTGGCGATCGCCGCTTGTAGTGGTAATGGTAGTAATTCTGCTCAAAATCCTGCTGCTAGTCCTGTAGCGGCAAATAAGCAGGATGTGGAACTGACTCTCGTTTCCTTTGCCGTCACCAAAGCCGCTCACGATGCGATCGTTCCTAAATTTGTCGAGCAGTGGAAGCAAGAACATAATCAAAACGTGACCTTCAAGACGAGCTATGGTGGCTCTGGTTCCCAAACTCGCGCCGTGATTGATGGTTTGGAAGCAGATATCGTTCACTTAGCCCTTGCCCTCGACACGAGCCGGATCGAGAAAGCGGGACTGATCGAACCAGGATGGGAAAAAGAAGTTCCCGATAATGGCATTGTCTCTAAATCTGTTGCCGCATTAGTCACTCGTCCAGATAACCCCAAAGGTATTAAGACTTGGGCAGATTTAGCCAAAGATGGAGTCAGCCTGATTACAGCCGACCCGAAGACTTCCGGCATTGCCCGTTGGAATTTCCTGACGCTGTGGAATTCTGCCATCAAAACTGGTGCAAGCGAAGAACAAGCACTCGACTTTGTGAGCAAAGTTTATGGCAACGTGCCAATTTTAACTAAAGATGCGCGAGAAGCAACTGATGTCTTTTTCAAGCAAGGGCAGGGAGATGCTTTAATTAACTACGAAAACGAAATTCTTCTAGCACAGCAAAGAGGCGGCGAGAACGTTGCTTATATCATTCCCGATGTCAATATTTCCATCGACAATCCCATCGCTGTAGTGGATAAAAATGTAGACAAGCACGGCAGTCGCGAAGTCGCCGAAGCTTTCGTGAAATACCTATTTACACCCGAAGCTCAGCAAGAGTTTGCCAAAGTCGGATTTCGACCCGTGGACGAGACAGTAGCTCAAACCAAGGAAAATACTGACAAATATCCCAAAGTGCAAAATCTCGGATCGGTGAAGGACTTTGGGGGATGGAACGCAGTCCAAGCTAAATTCTTTGAAGACGGAGCAGTTTTCGACCAAATTCAAGCCAAAATTAATCGTTAA
- a CDS encoding DUF4327 family protein, translating to MSVNTVPPIRYSLDVIQDEARQLVQKGLVSRQQPIYTLCQYIPAREWVCIECELEQCDFLLRDRIGDLIGREQWDND from the coding sequence ATGAGTGTAAATACGGTGCCACCAATCCGATATTCTTTGGACGTAATCCAAGATGAAGCCCGTCAGTTGGTCCAAAAAGGATTGGTTAGCCGCCAGCAGCCAATCTATACTCTGTGTCAGTACATTCCAGCACGGGAATGGGTTTGCATAGAGTGCGAATTAGAGCAATGTGATTTCTTGCTACGCGATCGCATCGGCGATCTGATTGGTAGAGAACAATGGGATAACGATTAA
- a CDS encoding S-layer homology domain-containing protein — protein sequence MLFSKSARLASLTCLLLAVTACANSPNAQQLERTLAADPELETNRPFSNSGTSAPSTDSARQNQPNGAIAQLPSDFPSEIPRYPEAQLVASVPAENESSPPETRWVTGDPINVVQSFYQKEFQSNNWQIVNPPSGGETDNTTIEARRNDLLVKIAIAPRTTSTPPPNATPTPNQPNPGIDPAASTEFTIQYQRNAPATAATPTPSPQTSGENSAQTQTGNSVTSDTAERSFNDLSQAPQELQQYITDLAALGVLPLEPTNAKSSQADPVRQFNPSKIVSRREFARWLFEANNRIQATRPALQIRAASAAAQPAFRDVPRNDPDFSVIQGLAEAGLIPSSLSGDGTAVLFRPDAPLTREQLILWKVPLDTRQALPNASLEAVKESWGFQDAARIDPKALRAVIADFQNGEQSNIRRVFGYTTLLQPKKPVTRAEAASAIWFFGNGGEGMTAQEALKAQQQPQNTQQPQNQPPNQPQAQPTSP from the coding sequence GTGTTGTTTTCAAAAAGCGCTCGATTAGCTAGTTTAACCTGCTTATTGCTGGCTGTAACTGCCTGCGCCAATAGTCCTAACGCTCAGCAGTTGGAGCGCACTTTAGCTGCCGATCCTGAGTTGGAGACCAATCGACCGTTTAGTAATTCTGGCACTTCTGCGCCATCCACCGATTCAGCTCGGCAAAATCAGCCAAATGGGGCGATCGCCCAGCTACCATCTGACTTCCCTTCAGAAATTCCGCGCTATCCCGAGGCTCAGTTAGTGGCATCTGTACCAGCGGAAAACGAGTCTTCTCCGCCAGAAACTCGGTGGGTAACTGGCGATCCGATCAACGTCGTGCAAAGCTTTTACCAAAAAGAATTTCAGTCGAATAACTGGCAAATTGTCAATCCGCCATCGGGGGGAGAAACAGATAACACGACGATTGAGGCGCGACGGAACGATCTGTTAGTAAAAATTGCGATCGCGCCAAGAACGACATCTACCCCTCCGCCTAATGCGACTCCTACACCCAACCAGCCGAACCCTGGAATAGATCCTGCTGCTAGCACGGAATTTACCATTCAGTATCAGCGAAATGCTCCAGCTACAGCCGCCACTCCTACACCCTCACCCCAAACCAGCGGGGAAAACTCAGCTCAGACACAGACAGGCAACTCAGTCACTTCTGACACAGCCGAGCGAAGCTTCAACGACCTGAGCCAAGCTCCTCAAGAATTGCAACAATATATTACAGATCTGGCAGCTTTGGGTGTATTGCCCCTCGAACCAACTAACGCCAAAAGCAGCCAAGCCGATCCCGTCCGCCAGTTCAATCCAAGCAAGATCGTCAGCCGCCGGGAATTTGCTCGTTGGTTGTTTGAAGCTAATAACCGCATTCAAGCCACTCGTCCAGCACTACAAATTCGAGCCGCATCAGCCGCAGCTCAACCAGCATTTCGAGATGTACCGCGAAACGATCCCGATTTCTCCGTTATCCAGGGACTCGCGGAAGCAGGTTTAATTCCTAGTTCCTTGTCAGGAGACGGAACGGCAGTTTTATTCCGTCCTGATGCCCCGTTAACGCGGGAACAGTTGATTCTTTGGAAAGTCCCTCTAGATACCCGCCAAGCCTTGCCTAACGCCTCCTTAGAGGCTGTCAAAGAATCATGGGGATTCCAAGATGCAGCGCGGATCGATCCCAAAGCTTTACGTGCGGTAATTGCAGATTTTCAAAACGGAGAGCAGTCAAATATTCGCAGGGTTTTTGGATATACCACGCTGTTACAGCCGAAAAAACCCGTTACCCGCGCCGAAGCTGCATCAGCAATTTGGTTTTTTGGTAATGGCGGTGAGGGGATGACGGCTCAAGAAGCCCTGAAAGCACAACAGCAGCCGCAAAACACCCAACAACCCCAAAATCAGCCGCCAAATCAGCCTCAAGCGCAACCAACATCACCATAA
- the cysW gene encoding sulfate ABC transporter permease subunit CysW yields MNSRMNNSKAKSREQKSWVPTILIVVAIAYVSLVLYIPALNVFIQAFSRGVGPFFANLTRPEFLHAVQLTVMLAAIALPLNTVFGLCAAWALTRHRFPGRAFVLSLIDLPFSISPVVAGLMIVLLYGRQGWFGGWLQDRGLNIIFAFPGMVLATAFVSMPFVAREVIPVLEELGSDQEEAAKTLGANDWQIFWRVTLPNIRWGLLYGLILTNARAMGEFGAVSVVSGNISGKTQSLPLFVEDAYKQYETEAAYSAAVLLALLAVVTLVLKEILERKTRIKDVE; encoded by the coding sequence ATGAATTCTCGGATGAATAATAGCAAAGCTAAGTCCAGGGAACAAAAGAGTTGGGTTCCAACAATTTTGATTGTCGTCGCGATCGCCTATGTCAGTTTAGTGCTTTACATCCCTGCCTTAAACGTCTTCATCCAAGCTTTTAGCAGAGGAGTTGGTCCATTTTTTGCTAACCTGACTCGACCGGAGTTTCTCCATGCCGTCCAATTAACTGTAATGTTAGCCGCGATCGCCTTACCGCTGAATACAGTTTTTGGATTATGTGCGGCTTGGGCGCTGACCCGTCATCGATTTCCAGGTCGTGCTTTTGTTTTGAGTTTGATCGATCTGCCCTTTTCCATCTCGCCTGTAGTTGCAGGTCTGATGATTGTCTTGCTCTACGGACGACAAGGATGGTTTGGTGGATGGTTGCAAGATCGCGGGCTGAATATTATCTTTGCCTTTCCAGGTATGGTTTTGGCAACAGCGTTCGTGAGTATGCCGTTTGTTGCCCGTGAGGTGATTCCCGTATTGGAGGAATTAGGGTCAGATCAAGAAGAGGCTGCCAAGACTCTAGGGGCGAACGACTGGCAGATCTTTTGGCGCGTCACCTTACCCAATATCCGATGGGGTTTACTCTACGGCTTAATTTTGACTAATGCGAGAGCTATGGGCGAATTTGGGGCGGTTTCGGTGGTTTCGGGAAATATTTCGGGAAAAACCCAAAGTTTACCGCTATTTGTTGAAGATGCTTACAAGCAGTATGAAACTGAAGCTGCCTACTCTGCTGCTGTACTATTAGCACTGTTGGCTGTAGTGACGTTGGTATTGAAGGAAATTTTGGAACGGAAAACTCGAATTAAAGATGTGGAATAA
- the mutT gene encoding 8-oxo-dGTP diphosphatase MutT: MTSKPISIPHKIIGVGVLWNAQQQILIDRRRPEGAMGGLWEFPGGKLEPGETVEECIRRELMEELGVEVEVGDRLITIEHDYSHLRVTLAVHHCHYLGGVPQPIECAEIRWVTLDEIEQYNFPAANVQIIAAIKDYK; this comes from the coding sequence ATGACTTCAAAACCCATTTCAATTCCGCATAAAATTATCGGCGTGGGCGTTCTGTGGAACGCTCAACAACAAATTTTAATCGATCGCCGTCGCCCAGAGGGGGCAATGGGCGGATTGTGGGAATTCCCCGGCGGAAAATTGGAGCCAGGAGAGACGGTAGAAGAATGCATCAGGCGCGAACTGATGGAAGAGTTAGGGGTAGAAGTTGAAGTCGGCGATCGCCTCATCACTATCGAACACGACTACTCTCATTTGCGCGTAACGCTAGCAGTACACCACTGTCATTATTTGGGTGGAGTCCCTCAGCCGATCGAGTGTGCGGAGATCCGTTGGGTAACTCTAGATGAAATTGAACAATACAACTTTCCTGCGGCTAACGTGCAGATTATTGCTGCAATAAAAGATTATAAATAA
- the cysT gene encoding sulfate ABC transporter permease subunit CysT translates to MAVSPAPRFGFRNSVAQKLRQWLFHMPWTWRITLGYLTVMLFLPIAAMFLKASTEGPVNFWRIATSPVALATYNVTFVTSILAALMNGLFGTLIAWVLVRYTFPFKRLIDASIDLPFALPTSVAGLTLATVYSNNGWIGSLLAPLGIKVSFTRLGVWVAMIFISLPFVVRTVQPVMQEMEREIEEAAWSLGADRWQTFVRVILPPLFPAILTGVALGFSRAVGEYGSTVIISSNTPFKDLIAPVLIFQRLEQYDYSGATVIGTVLLLISLVLLLLINLLQAWGRRYDD, encoded by the coding sequence ATGGCTGTATCTCCTGCACCTCGATTTGGTTTTCGCAATTCAGTAGCTCAAAAGTTGCGGCAATGGTTGTTTCATATGCCTTGGACGTGGCGCATTACGCTGGGATATCTCACAGTGATGTTATTCCTTCCCATTGCGGCAATGTTCCTCAAAGCGAGTACAGAAGGTCCTGTTAACTTTTGGCGCATTGCTACTAGTCCCGTGGCGCTGGCAACATACAACGTCACATTTGTGACATCAATCTTGGCGGCTTTGATGAATGGACTTTTTGGCACTCTGATTGCCTGGGTTTTAGTGCGCTACACATTTCCCTTCAAAAGATTAATTGACGCTTCGATCGATTTGCCCTTTGCCTTACCAACTTCGGTAGCAGGGCTAACGCTGGCAACAGTGTATAGCAATAATGGCTGGATTGGCTCTTTGCTTGCTCCTTTGGGAATTAAAGTGTCCTTCACCCGTTTGGGCGTATGGGTAGCCATGATTTTTATTTCGCTACCTTTTGTGGTACGGACAGTGCAACCTGTCATGCAAGAAATGGAAAGAGAAATTGAAGAAGCTGCTTGGTCTTTAGGGGCAGATCGGTGGCAAACTTTTGTGCGGGTGATTTTACCACCTCTATTTCCAGCAATCTTGACTGGTGTGGCTTTGGGTTTCTCCCGTGCTGTAGGAGAGTATGGCTCAACCGTAATTATTTCCTCCAACACGCCTTTTAAAGATTTAATTGCACCCGTACTGATTTTTCAACGCTTAGAGCAATATGATTACTCTGGTGCAACTGTCATCGGTACGGTGTTGCTGTTGATTTCATTAGTGTTGCTGCTGTTGATTAATCTTTTGCAGGCTTGGGGAAGACGGTATGACGACTAG
- a CDS encoding ABC transporter permease, giving the protein MNWWQRLKKNPLARFGAILLLIFYIAVFAADFVAPYDPYESQANGSLLPPTQIYWQNTQGQFVGPHVYPTTQGKTDLNTGDRQLIVDRTKPAWFRLFVAGDRYQLFRLSLPLGNNFEEVEVFSGIPVNLHLFGTTGAKFNLLGTDEQGRDQFSRLLHGGRVSLSVGLIGVAISFPLGMIVGGISGYFGGWIDSIIMRLVEVLMTIPGLYLLVALAAVLPPGLSSAQRFMLIVLITSFISWSGLARVIRGQVLSIKEREFVQAAKAMGGDPFYIIIRHVLPQTATYIIISATLSVPGFIAAESVLSLIGLGIQQPDPSWGNLLSLATNASILVLQPWLVWPPAILIIVTVLAFNLLGDGLRDALDPRSVRR; this is encoded by the coding sequence ATGAACTGGTGGCAAAGACTTAAAAAGAATCCCCTCGCCCGCTTTGGGGCGATTCTGCTACTCATTTTTTACATTGCAGTTTTCGCTGCTGATTTTGTCGCACCCTACGACCCTTATGAGTCTCAAGCTAATGGTTCCCTGCTGCCACCCACACAAATTTATTGGCAGAATACACAAGGGCAATTTGTTGGACCTCACGTTTACCCTACGACTCAAGGTAAGACAGATTTAAATACAGGCGATCGCCAACTGATTGTAGACCGGACTAAGCCTGCTTGGTTCCGCTTGTTTGTTGCAGGCGATCGCTACCAACTATTTCGTCTCAGCTTACCACTGGGCAATAATTTTGAAGAAGTGGAAGTATTTAGTGGCATTCCTGTTAACCTACATTTATTCGGTACAACTGGGGCTAAATTTAACTTGTTGGGAACTGACGAACAGGGACGCGATCAATTTAGCCGCCTGTTACATGGGGGGCGCGTTAGCCTCAGCGTTGGTTTAATCGGAGTCGCTATCTCTTTTCCCCTCGGCATGATTGTCGGCGGTATTTCTGGCTATTTTGGTGGCTGGATCGATAGCATCATCATGCGTCTTGTAGAAGTCTTAATGACGATTCCTGGTCTTTATCTATTGGTTGCTTTGGCAGCAGTTTTACCACCAGGACTAAGTAGCGCTCAGCGATTTATGCTGATTGTTTTAATTACTTCTTTTATCAGTTGGTCTGGACTGGCGCGAGTCATTCGCGGACAAGTTCTATCGATTAAAGAGCGAGAATTCGTTCAAGCAGCTAAAGCTATGGGTGGCGATCCTTTCTACATCATCATCCGTCACGTTCTGCCTCAAACAGCAACGTATATCATCATCTCAGCGACTCTATCCGTACCTGGATTTATTGCGGCAGAATCGGTGTTAAGTCTAATCGGATTGGGCATTCAGCAACCCGATCCATCTTGGGGCAATTTGCTCTCTTTAGCAACAAATGCCTCAATTTTAGTGCTACAACCTTGGTTGGTTTGGCCTCCCGCGATATTAATTATTGTTACAGTGCTGGCATTTAATTTATTAGGAGATGGCTTGCGCGATGCCCTCGATCCTCGTAGTGTCAGACGGTAG
- a CDS encoding thioredoxin family protein, whose product MALTASTMLPLGTLAPDFQLPDVVSGDTISLSTFAGKQALLVMFICQHCPFVKHVKTELAQLGKDYNHQNVGMVAISANDIHNYPDDAPEKLKAMAVELDLPFPVCYDASQETAKAYTAACTPDFFLFDAGQKLVYRGQLDDSRPSNGKPVTGADLRAAIDAILASRPVPTEQKPSVGCNIKWKPGNEPSYYG is encoded by the coding sequence ATGGCTTTAACAGCTTCTACTATGTTGCCACTGGGGACTCTTGCCCCAGATTTTCAACTTCCAGATGTTGTTTCTGGCGACACGATCTCTTTATCTACATTTGCTGGCAAACAGGCTTTGCTAGTGATGTTTATCTGTCAGCATTGCCCTTTTGTCAAACACGTTAAAACGGAACTAGCACAACTCGGTAAAGATTACAATCACCAAAATGTAGGGATGGTTGCTATTAGTGCCAATGATATTCACAACTACCCCGATGATGCTCCAGAAAAGCTCAAAGCAATGGCAGTGGAATTAGATTTGCCATTCCCCGTATGCTATGACGCGAGCCAGGAAACAGCTAAGGCTTATACTGCTGCTTGCACTCCAGATTTCTTTTTGTTCGATGCAGGGCAAAAATTAGTTTATCGCGGACAGTTAGATGATAGCCGTCCTAGTAATGGTAAGCCTGTAACGGGTGCGGATTTACGAGCTGCTATTGATGCAATTCTTGCCTCGCGTCCCGTGCCTACCGAGCAAAAGCCTAGTGTTGGATGCAATATTAAGTGGAAACCTGGTAATGAACCTAGTTACTACGGCTAA
- a CDS encoding histidine kinase: MLKQDCMQVSSEQPTSTEARLQLLLFVDERPSSRQQIQQIRRYLKQLQAEYPFELQIVNVGEQPYLAEHFKLVATPALIKIYPEPRQILAGSNLIEQLSNWWLRWQQSAEAQANLVAELAETSTKPKDLENLNNSGNYGTSNVTAIRSVADSVEVIRLSDEVFRLKREQERLLEQLQFKDRIIAMVAHDLRNPLTAVSIAVETLEAQFLSTKKGGFSASPALLTQLFKQARSQAKIIDRMIASLLQVTRGSSAELQIQPHKLDLIELYQDVEAHIQDRAFTKSQSIQTDLPNDLPAVYADRERVRQVLINLLDNAMKYTPEGGTIRISCLHRTTQKVQVSVCDTGPGIPEENYDRIFEERFRLKRDEAKDGYGIGLALCQRIIRAHYGQIWVDSAPNGGSCFHFTLPVYSL, from the coding sequence GTGCTGAAACAAGATTGCATGCAGGTTTCTTCTGAACAGCCGACCTCGACTGAAGCTAGGCTTCAACTACTGCTATTTGTAGATGAGCGTCCCAGTTCGCGACAGCAAATACAGCAAATTCGTCGTTATCTCAAGCAGCTACAAGCTGAGTATCCGTTTGAATTACAGATTGTTAATGTCGGGGAACAACCGTATCTAGCAGAACACTTCAAACTGGTGGCTACACCAGCTTTGATCAAAATTTATCCAGAACCAAGACAAATTCTGGCTGGAAGTAATTTGATCGAGCAACTAAGTAACTGGTGGCTGCGGTGGCAGCAATCAGCTGAGGCTCAGGCAAATTTGGTAGCAGAGTTAGCCGAAACCTCAACGAAACCGAAGGATTTAGAAAACTTAAACAACTCGGGCAATTACGGTACTTCCAATGTCACCGCAATTCGTTCTGTAGCTGATTCGGTAGAAGTAATTCGGCTTTCCGATGAAGTCTTTCGCCTCAAACGCGAGCAGGAGAGGTTATTGGAGCAGCTTCAGTTTAAAGATCGAATTATTGCAATGGTAGCGCACGACCTGCGCAATCCTCTGACCGCTGTGTCTATTGCTGTAGAAACTCTCGAAGCTCAATTTCTATCGACTAAAAAGGGGGGTTTTTCTGCATCGCCTGCTTTATTAACCCAGTTGTTCAAACAAGCCCGCAGCCAAGCTAAGATTATCGATCGCATGATTGCGAGTTTGTTACAGGTAACGCGGGGTTCTAGTGCCGAACTACAAATTCAACCCCACAAGCTAGATTTGATCGAGTTATACCAAGATGTAGAAGCACATATCCAAGACCGCGCTTTTACCAAATCGCAATCTATCCAAACCGATCTTCCTAACGATTTACCTGCGGTTTATGCCGACCGGGAAAGGGTAAGGCAAGTCTTGATCAACTTGCTTGACAATGCGATGAAGTATACTCCTGAAGGAGGTACGATCCGCATTTCTTGCCTGCACCGCACAACGCAGAAGGTACAAGTCAGCGTTTGCGATACTGGACCTGGAATTCCTGAAGAAAATTACGATCGCATCTTTGAAGAGCGGTTCCGCCTCAAGCGCGATGAAGCTAAAGATGGTTATGGTATCGGTTTAGCTTTGTGTCAACGGATTATTAGAGCGCACTACGGGCAAATTTGGGTAGACTCAGCCCCTAATGGAGGCAGTTGTTTCCATTTCACGTTGCCGGTTTATTCTTTGTAG
- a CDS encoding pentapeptide repeat-containing protein, whose translation MKISILATVTLLAPLCFMASAQAYNPQDLAQLKRTNACPRCDLSNAPLNNLNLSRANLRNANLQGANLSRSILAGADLSDANLETANISSANLFETLLIGANLKSAVLVNSNLTGAGLMAANLEGANLRGAIMDLVNSRGARYRATIMPNGTVTPTPTWR comes from the coding sequence ATGAAAATTTCGATTCTTGCTACCGTTACTTTGCTAGCTCCTCTTTGTTTCATGGCTTCAGCTCAGGCTTATAATCCCCAAGACCTAGCACAATTAAAACGGACAAATGCTTGTCCTCGATGTGACTTAAGTAACGCACCCCTGAATAACTTAAACCTCAGCCGAGCCAATTTGCGTAATGCCAATCTTCAAGGTGCTAACTTATCTCGTTCTATTCTGGCAGGTGCAGATTTAAGCGATGCAAATCTGGAGACAGCAAATATTTCAAGTGCTAATTTATTTGAGACATTACTGATTGGCGCAAACCTCAAGTCTGCTGTTCTTGTCAACTCGAACTTGACTGGTGCTGGTTTAATGGCTGCTAACTTAGAAGGTGCTAACCTCAGAGGAGCAATTATGGATTTAGTCAATTCACGAGGGGCAAGATATAGAGCGACAATCATGCCTAATGGTACGGTTACCCCAACTCCAACTTGGCGGTGA
- a CDS encoding DUF760 domain-containing protein has protein sequence MNDSSHQVSEFFPGESKDSDSLWQYVQSLSPEAITQLSQPSSTEVFQMIERNIIGMLGSLPGENFGITITTNRESLGRLLASAMISGYFLRNAEQRMMFEKSLEATEVIGTQE, from the coding sequence CCCAGGAGAATCAAAGGACAGCGATTCCTTATGGCAATACGTCCAGTCGCTAAGTCCAGAGGCTATTACTCAGCTATCCCAGCCTAGCTCTACTGAAGTATTCCAGATGATCGAGCGTAATATCATCGGTATGTTAGGTAGTTTACCTGGAGAAAATTTCGGTATAACGATTACAACTAACCGTGAAAGTTTGGGTAGATTACTCGCTTCAGCAATGATTAGTGGTTATTTCTTACGCAATGCCGAACAACGCATGATGTTTGAAAAGTCCCTAGAAGCAACGGAAGTCATCGGGACACAGGAATAA
- a CDS encoding glycoside hydrolase family 3 protein: MRSLPNLDSLSLTELVAQMLVVRASGYLFDHQILYPSWEPTTDKLKRLVELGVGGAILLGGSAAEIALKTQQLQSWATIPLLIAADIEEGVGQRFAGATWFPPPMAIGAIASHNLSLAQTYAAQMGAVTAQEALAVGINWVLAPVVDVNNNPDNPVINVRSFGDNPAIVSQLASAYIQGAKSYPVLTAAKHFPGHGDTAADSHLDLPVIPHSPARLAEIELPPFQAAIAAGVDAVMSAHLLIPSWDAEHPATLSSHILTQQLRQNMGFEGLIVTDALVMGAIANRYGANEAPVLAVEAGADILLMPVDPEGAIQAVCTAVETGRISKERIRASVERIWKAKLQVSGENREQGAGTSWEQGRKTRERGETGETRERGETGETRETRETGETGERGETGETGETRERGETRETIFELAKPEAFAVVNEILSASQVVGGNVPLMPVMPAASASESQNLRNLIVVDELLGCDFLHRKAPAIALPTLHGYTTQLCDRHTPVVFETDDDCPTLLQLFIRGNPFRGSAGIAQVGQVWVKKLLASGNLQALVVYGSPYVLQQLLPMLPSIPYAFSYGQMPTAQAVSLSALFARSI, translated from the coding sequence ATGCGATCGCTACCTAATCTCGATTCTCTTTCCTTGACAGAACTAGTGGCTCAGATGCTTGTGGTGAGAGCTTCTGGCTACTTGTTCGACCACCAGATTCTCTATCCTAGCTGGGAACCAACTACAGATAAGCTCAAGCGGTTGGTAGAACTAGGTGTAGGTGGTGCGATCCTGTTGGGTGGAAGTGCAGCAGAAATCGCTTTAAAAACGCAACAATTGCAATCCTGGGCGACAATTCCGTTATTGATTGCCGCTGATATTGAGGAAGGGGTAGGACAGCGTTTTGCTGGTGCGACTTGGTTTCCTCCACCAATGGCAATAGGAGCGATCGCATCCCACAACCTCAGTCTCGCCCAAACGTATGCAGCTCAAATGGGGGCAGTTACCGCTCAAGAAGCCTTAGCAGTTGGAATTAACTGGGTGCTTGCTCCTGTAGTAGATGTCAACAACAACCCTGACAATCCTGTAATTAACGTCCGTTCCTTTGGCGACAATCCAGCGATCGTCAGCCAGCTAGCTAGTGCCTATATTCAAGGGGCAAAATCTTATCCCGTACTCACAGCAGCTAAGCATTTTCCTGGGCATGGGGACACGGCTGCTGATTCTCATTTAGATTTACCAGTCATTCCTCATTCTCCGGCAAGATTGGCAGAAATCGAACTACCACCTTTCCAAGCGGCGATCGCGGCTGGGGTAGATGCGGTGATGAGCGCCCATTTACTTATACCCAGTTGGGATGCAGAACATCCTGCTACCCTCTCATCGCACATTTTGACGCAACAGCTACGCCAGAACATGGGTTTTGAGGGTTTAATTGTTACCGATGCCTTAGTTATGGGAGCGATCGCCAATCGCTATGGAGCCAACGAAGCGCCTGTACTCGCAGTGGAAGCTGGAGCAGATATTTTACTGATGCCAGTCGATCCTGAAGGCGCAATTCAAGCTGTCTGTACTGCTGTTGAAACCGGACGCATCTCCAAAGAGCGAATTCGTGCTTCTGTAGAGCGGATCTGGAAGGCTAAGTTACAGGTTAGCGGCGAAAATAGGGAGCAGGGAGCAGGGACGAGCTGGGAGCAGGGAAGAAAGACAAGGGAGAGGGGGGAGACAGGGGAGACAAGGGAGAGGGGGGAGACAGGGGAGACAAGGGAGACAAGGGAGACAGGGGAGACAGGGGAGAGGGGGGAGACAGGGGAGACAGGGGAGACAAGGGAGAGGGGGGAGACAAGGGAGACAATTTTTGAGTTGGCTAAACCGGAAGCTTTTGCGGTCGTGAATGAGATTTTAAGTGCTTCCCAGGTTGTAGGGGGAAATGTGCCTTTGATGCCAGTGATGCCAGCAGCATCTGCCTCAGAGTCACAAAATTTGCGGAATTTGATTGTGGTCGATGAGTTGCTTGGATGCGATTTCTTGCACCGCAAAGCACCTGCGATCGCTCTCCCTACTTTACACGGCTATACAACACAGCTTTGCGATCGCCATACCCCTGTTGTTTTTGAGACTGATGACGATTGCCCAACTTTACTCCAGCTGTTCATTCGCGGTAATCCTTTTCGCGGCAGTGCTGGAATCGCCCAAGTAGGACAGGTGTGGGTTAAGAAATTATTAGCTTCAGGTAATCTTCAAGCACTGGTAGTTTACGGTAGTCCGTATGTCCTCCAGCAGTTGCTGCCTATGCTACCGTCTATTCCTTATGCTTTCTCTTACGGGCAAATGCCAACAGCTCAAGCAGTTTCCTTGTCCGCGTTGTTTGCTAGGTCGATTTAG